One part of the Streptomyces sp. AM 2-1-1 genome encodes these proteins:
- a CDS encoding TerD family protein: MTAMTPGSNIPLSAVRVAVDVTAPVRLDVSGLLLSADGKVRSDDDFIFYNQPSGPGVTYRSGGGTAPDAIVVDTSAVPPGIEKIVVTASPDAAGQSFQGIEPTATVRDADTGSPLATFTPPRLGSETALVVIEVYRRQGAWKARAVGQGYANGLAGIATDFGVTVEEEPAARAAPPARQTPRAHPQPAAVDPRTAPPLPPMPPAPPAAAPAASSGKINLDKGRVSLQKNQTVSLVKGGRPLLSQVKMGLGWEPAFRGKDIDLDASVIAYGPDRKHLDSCYFGKLSILNGAIKHSGDNLTGEGAGDDEVIVVDLGRIPAEASGLVFTVNSFTGQKFTEVAKAYCRLIDAATGEELVRFELSNTEPQTGVMMAKLIRQFSGEWEMTAMGEYVKSRTVRGMVKPASAAL; this comes from the coding sequence ATGACCGCAATGACCCCCGGCTCGAACATCCCTCTCTCCGCCGTCCGCGTGGCGGTGGACGTCACCGCCCCGGTGCGGCTCGACGTCTCGGGCCTGCTGCTCTCCGCCGACGGCAAGGTCCGTTCCGACGACGACTTCATCTTCTACAACCAGCCCTCGGGCCCCGGTGTGACCTACCGCTCCGGTGGCGGCACGGCGCCGGACGCGATCGTGGTGGACACCTCCGCGGTACCGCCGGGCATCGAGAAGATCGTCGTCACCGCGAGCCCCGACGCGGCGGGCCAGTCCTTCCAGGGAATCGAGCCCACCGCCACCGTGCGGGACGCCGACACCGGCAGCCCCCTCGCGACCTTCACCCCGCCGCGTCTCGGCTCCGAGACGGCACTCGTGGTCATCGAGGTCTACCGCCGGCAGGGCGCCTGGAAGGCCCGTGCGGTCGGCCAGGGGTACGCCAACGGCCTGGCGGGCATCGCCACGGACTTCGGTGTGACGGTGGAGGAGGAGCCCGCCGCCCGGGCCGCCCCGCCGGCCCGGCAGACCCCGCGGGCCCACCCGCAGCCGGCGGCGGTGGACCCGAGGACCGCGCCTCCGCTCCCGCCGATGCCGCCCGCCCCGCCCGCAGCGGCGCCCGCGGCGTCCTCCGGCAAGATCAACCTCGACAAGGGCCGGGTCAGCCTCCAGAAGAACCAGACGGTCTCGCTGGTCAAGGGCGGCCGCCCGCTGCTCTCCCAGGTCAAGATGGGCCTCGGCTGGGAGCCCGCGTTCCGGGGCAAGGACATCGACCTGGACGCCTCGGTGATCGCCTACGGCCCCGACCGCAAGCACCTGGACAGCTGCTACTTCGGCAAGCTCTCCATCCTCAACGGAGCGATCAAGCACTCCGGGGACAACCTCACCGGTGAGGGCGCCGGGGACGACGAGGTGATCGTCGTCGACCTCGGCCGTATCCCCGCCGAAGCCTCGGGACTCGTCTTCACGGTGAACAGCTTCACCGGCCAGAAGTTCACCGAGGTGGCGAAGGCGTACTGCCGCCTCATCGACGCGGCGACGGGCGAGGAGCTGGTCCGGTTCGAGCTCAGCAACACGGAGCCGCAGACCGGCGTGATGATGGCCAAGCTCATCCGGCAGTTCTCCGGCGAGTGGGAGATGACCGCCATGGGCGAGTACGTGAAGTCACGCACCGTGCGCGGCATGGTGAAGCCGGCCTCCGCCGCTCTCTGA
- a CDS encoding NAD(P)-dependent oxidoreductase, producing MTAPRTVLLTGAAGGLGTLMRELLPAYGYELRLFDLHPIEGEPDAIVADLADREALREAVRGVDAIIHLAGISLESSFEKILRANIEGTHHLYEAAREEGVRRIVFASSNHAIGWTPAPAAGEPLIPVSTPRRPDTFYGLSKSFGEDLAQLYQDQHGIETVSVRIGSCFREPTSVRMLSVWMSPEDGARLFHAALTAPDVAHTVVYGSSANTRLWWDLSSARALGYEPRDDSERFAEKLIAEFGELDPDDPAQTHVGGPFVNDPPIWPY from the coding sequence ATGACCGCTCCCCGCACCGTCCTGCTCACCGGAGCCGCCGGCGGCCTCGGCACCCTGATGCGTGAACTGCTCCCCGCGTACGGCTACGAACTGCGCCTCTTCGACCTCCACCCGATCGAGGGCGAGCCGGACGCGATCGTCGCCGACCTCGCCGACCGGGAGGCGCTGCGCGAAGCGGTACGCGGGGTCGACGCGATCATCCACCTCGCGGGCATCTCGCTGGAGTCCTCCTTCGAGAAGATCCTGCGCGCCAACATCGAGGGGACCCACCACCTCTACGAGGCGGCCCGGGAGGAGGGGGTGCGCCGGATCGTGTTCGCCTCCTCCAACCACGCGATCGGCTGGACCCCCGCCCCGGCCGCCGGCGAGCCGCTCATCCCGGTTTCCACCCCCCGGCGCCCCGACACCTTCTACGGCCTCTCCAAGTCCTTCGGCGAGGACCTGGCCCAGCTCTACCAGGACCAGCACGGCATCGAGACCGTGTCGGTCCGCATCGGCTCCTGCTTCCGCGAGCCGACCTCGGTACGGATGCTGTCGGTCTGGATGAGCCCCGAGGACGGCGCCCGCCTCTTCCACGCGGCCCTCACCGCCCCCGACGTCGCCCACACCGTGGTCTACGGCTCCTCCGCCAACACCCGCCTCTGGTGGGACCTGTCGAGCGCGCGGGCGCTGGGATACGAGCCCAGGGACGATTCGGAACGGTTCGCGGAGAAGCTGATCGCCGAATTCGGCGAGCTGGACCCGGACGACCCCGCCCAGACGCACGTCGGCGGCCCCTTCGTCAACGACCCGCCGATCTGGCCGTACTGA
- a CDS encoding S8 family serine peptidase produces MHLPRSSRRRSAALVAAALTTAGLLIGPPAAAADAAPSPKIDSALLNAVDGGGEATFFVMLKDRADLSSAKKQKSHAARAEAAYGKLRAHAKSSQKSLSSFLDEEKVSHEGYWIANTVKVTGDQNLINQLAERSDVASIVPERHYRLDDTETSDAKITEARTGSSVKGATDSSANGDTAPEWGVADINADDVWNQYGDRGEGIVIASVDSGVQYDHPDLVAQYRGNNGDGTFTHDYNFYDPSGTCAADGTPCDNNGHGTHTMGTMVGKNGIGVAPDATWIAAKGCESSQCSDEYLLAAGQWILAPTDHNGQNPRPDMAPNIVNNSWGGDDTTFYQDIVEAWNSAGIFEAFAAGNDGDGTTCSTAHAPGSQVTSYGVGAYDAQGRIASFSGFGPSLVDGSQKPNISAPGVNVESTWPGSSYNTENGTSMATPHVAGAAALLWSAAPSLIGDIQGTRDLLDQGARDVDDTHCGGTAGMNNVWGEGKLDILASVDRAPHTAGTVSGKVTDKATGAALSGVVVKATNATYGTRTVTTGPEGTYRLSLNPGRYDFALSGYGYATAHVAGVGITENQTLAQDVSLSAVASHKVTGTVLDVTGKALPGATVELTGSPVPSVVTNAKGTYTLPKVAEGSYTLTVKPTAPVLCNGVFTGSATVAAADLTKDVRVPARTDAAGNSCAPVAYSWIAGAKKVALTGDEDAATIPLPFPVKLYGVSYSTTSVTTDGMLNFLAPRIGDYANTTLPTEYNPNGFIAPLWDDLTLDRKSSVQTATTGTRGSRRFAVVWNDAAYANGTTGRATFEAVFDEATGAVTLQYKSVADLGAGATVGIQNQAGTDALQYACNQSVLTAGSAIRFTQGAK; encoded by the coding sequence ATGCACCTGCCCCGATCGTCCCGGCGCAGATCCGCCGCGCTGGTGGCCGCCGCGCTCACCACCGCCGGTCTGCTGATCGGCCCCCCGGCGGCCGCCGCCGACGCCGCGCCGTCCCCGAAGATCGACTCCGCCCTGCTGAACGCCGTCGACGGTGGTGGCGAGGCGACCTTCTTCGTCATGCTGAAGGACCGGGCGGACCTGTCCTCCGCCAAGAAGCAGAAGTCCCACGCCGCTCGGGCCGAGGCCGCCTACGGCAAGCTGCGCGCGCACGCCAAGTCCAGCCAGAAGTCGCTCAGCTCTTTCCTCGACGAGGAAAAGGTGAGCCACGAAGGTTACTGGATCGCGAACACCGTCAAGGTCACCGGTGACCAGAACCTGATCAATCAGCTGGCCGAGCGCTCGGACGTCGCGAGCATCGTCCCGGAGCGGCACTACCGGCTGGACGACACCGAGACGTCGGACGCGAAGATCACCGAGGCGCGCACCGGCTCCTCGGTCAAGGGCGCCACGGACTCCTCCGCGAACGGTGACACCGCGCCCGAGTGGGGCGTCGCCGACATCAACGCCGACGACGTGTGGAACCAGTACGGCGACCGGGGCGAGGGCATCGTCATCGCCAGCGTCGACTCGGGCGTGCAGTACGACCACCCCGACCTGGTAGCCCAGTACCGGGGCAACAACGGCGACGGCACGTTCACGCACGACTACAACTTCTACGACCCCTCCGGGACGTGCGCCGCCGACGGCACCCCGTGCGACAACAACGGCCACGGCACCCACACCATGGGCACGATGGTCGGCAAGAACGGCATCGGCGTCGCACCGGACGCCACGTGGATCGCCGCCAAGGGGTGCGAGTCGAGCCAGTGCTCGGACGAGTACCTGCTCGCCGCCGGTCAGTGGATTCTCGCCCCGACCGACCACAACGGGCAGAACCCTCGCCCGGACATGGCGCCGAACATCGTCAACAACTCCTGGGGCGGCGACGACACGACGTTCTACCAGGACATCGTCGAGGCCTGGAACTCCGCGGGCATCTTCGAGGCGTTCGCGGCCGGCAACGACGGCGACGGCACCACCTGCTCCACCGCGCACGCCCCCGGTTCCCAGGTGACCTCCTACGGCGTCGGCGCCTACGACGCTCAGGGCAGGATCGCGTCCTTCTCCGGCTTCGGCCCGTCGCTGGTCGACGGGTCGCAGAAGCCGAACATCTCGGCGCCGGGCGTGAACGTCGAGTCGACGTGGCCGGGTTCCTCGTACAACACGGAGAACGGCACCTCGATGGCCACTCCGCACGTCGCGGGGGCGGCCGCCCTGCTCTGGTCGGCGGCACCCTCGCTGATCGGTGACATCCAGGGCACGCGGGACCTGCTCGACCAGGGCGCCCGTGACGTCGACGACACCCACTGCGGTGGCACCGCCGGCATGAACAACGTCTGGGGCGAGGGCAAGCTCGACATCCTCGCCTCCGTCGACAGGGCCCCGCACACCGCCGGCACCGTCAGCGGCAAGGTCACCGACAAGGCAACCGGCGCCGCGCTCTCCGGCGTGGTCGTCAAGGCCACCAACGCCACCTACGGCACCCGCACGGTCACCACCGGCCCCGAGGGCACGTACCGCCTGTCGCTCAACCCGGGCCGTTACGACTTCGCGCTCAGCGGTTACGGCTACGCGACCGCCCACGTCGCCGGTGTCGGGATCACCGAGAACCAGACCCTGGCGCAGGACGTCTCGCTCTCCGCCGTCGCCTCGCACAAGGTCACCGGTACCGTCCTGGACGTCACCGGCAAGGCCCTGCCCGGCGCGACCGTCGAGCTGACCGGTTCCCCGGTCCCCTCGGTGGTCACCAACGCCAAGGGCACGTACACCCTGCCGAAGGTCGCCGAGGGCTCCTACACCCTGACCGTGAAGCCGACCGCTCCGGTCCTGTGCAACGGCGTCTTCACCGGCTCCGCCACCGTCGCCGCCGCCGACCTGACCAAGGACGTCCGGGTCCCGGCCCGTACCGACGCCGCCGGCAACAGCTGCGCCCCGGTCGCGTACTCGTGGATCGCCGGTGCGAAGAAAGTCGCCCTGACCGGTGACGAGGACGCCGCGACGATTCCGCTGCCCTTCCCGGTGAAGCTGTACGGGGTCTCGTACTCCACGACCTCCGTCACCACCGACGGCATGCTCAACTTCCTGGCTCCGCGCATCGGTGACTACGCGAACACCACGCTGCCGACCGAGTACAACCCCAACGGCTTCATCGCCCCGCTCTGGGACGACCTGACGCTCGACAGGAAGTCGTCCGTCCAGACCGCCACCACCGGCACCAGGGGCAGCCGCAGGTTCGCCGTCGTCTGGAACGACGCGGCCTACGCGAACGGCACCACCGGGCGCGCCACCTTCGAGGCGGTCTTCGACGAGGCCACCGGCGCGGTGACCCTCCAGTACAAGTCGGTCGCGGACCTGGGTGCGGGTGCCACCGTCGGCATCCAGAACCAGGCCGGCACCGACGCCCTCCAGTACGCCTGCAACCAGTCGGTCCTCACCGCCGGTTCGGCCATCCGCTTCACGCAGGGAGCCAAGTGA